One genomic window of Eleginops maclovinus isolate JMC-PN-2008 ecotype Puerto Natales chromosome 12, JC_Emac_rtc_rv5, whole genome shotgun sequence includes the following:
- the nipsnap1 gene encoding protein NipSnap homolog 1 has protein sequence MATTVWSKGQMLNCYSARLHRATRRFSESRDKGWFRSLFVHQVDARKDAHSNLLSKKETSNLYKIQFHNVKPECLEEYNSLEAEVQTRLHQDQDYPCEVVGSWNTWYGEQDQAVHLWRYRGGYPALTECLKKLNNDKAYLEFRKERAKMLISRRNQLLLEFSFWNEPVPRPGPNIYEMRTYCLKPGTMIEWGNHWARAIMYRQENNEAVGGFFSQIGDLYVVHHLWGYESLQSREETRNSAWMKEGWDANVYYTVPLIRSMESRIMIPTKSSPLQ, from the exons ATGGCGACGACTGTGTGGTCCAAAGGACAGATGTTGAACTGCTATTCTGCGAGGCTGCACCGAGCAACCAG GAGGTTTTCGGAGAGCAGAGACAAAGGCTGGTTCCGTTCCTTATTTGTGCACCAAGTAGATGCCAGGAAAGATGCCCACTCCAACCTGCTGTCAAAGAAAGAGACCAGCAACCTGTATAAAATTCAAT TTCACAACGTCAAACCAGAGTGCCTGGAAGAATACAACAGTCTAGA GGCTGAGGTGCAAACCAGGCTCCATCAGGACCAGGATTACCCATGTGAGGTGGTCGGAAGCTGGAATACCTGGTATGGAGAACAGGACCAAGCAG TGCATCTATGGCGATACAGAGGAGGATACCCGGCCTTGACTGAATGCCTGAAGAAGCTGAATAATGACAAG GCGTATTTAGAGTTTCGCAAAGAGAGGGCGAAAATGTTGATTTCAAGGCGGAATCAGCTCCTCCTGGAGTTCAGTTTCTGGAATGAACCCGTGCCCAGACCAGGACCAAACATCTATGAAATGCGAACATATTGTCTCAAG CCAGGAACCATGATTGAATGGGGAAACCACTG GGCGAGGGCAATCATGTACAGACAGGAAAACAACGAAGCAGTGGGCGGGTTCTTCTCGCAGATTGGGGACCTGTATGTTGTTCATCATTTGTGGG GTTATGAAAGCCTCCAGTCCCGAGAGGAGACCAGAAACTCTGCCTGGATGAAGGAAGGATGGGATGCAAATGTGTATTATACAG TGCCTTTGATCAGAAGCATGGAGTCTAGGATAATGATTCCCACCAAAAGTTCGCCCTTACAATAA